DNA from Cryptosporangium minutisporangium:
AGGAGTCGGTCGTCGACGCGCTCACCGAGCTGCGCGACATCGTCCGGGGGCTGCATCCGCCTGCGCTCGACGACGGGCTCCCGGTGGCGATCGAGACGCTGGCCGGCCGGGGCGCCGTGCCGGTCGACGTCCACGTCGACCTGGCCGGGCGGCCGCCGGACGTGATCGCCTCCGCGCTCTACTTCACGGTCGCGGAGCTGTTGACGAACGTGTCCAAGCACGCCGGGGCGACCCGCGCCCGGGTCGACCTCCGCGCGGAGAACGGGTCGCTGCGGCTGGTCGTGACCGACGACGGCCGCGGCGGCGCCCGCCTCGCCACGTCCGTGGACGGGACGGAGCCCGGCACCGGGCTCGCCGGTCTGCGCCGCCGCGCGGCCGCACTCGACGGAGAGTTCTCGATCGACAGCCCGGTCGGCGGGCCCACCACCGTCACCATGACGCTTCCGCAGGAGGTCTGAGTAGTGCGCGTCGTCATCGCCGAGGACAACGTGCTGCTGCGGGACGGGGTCCGGCTGCTCCTGGCCGACCACGACATCGCGGTGGTCGCCGCCGTCGACAACGCCGACGAACTACTCGCCGCGGTCGCCACGCACCGGCCGGACGCCGCGATCGTCGACGTCCGGATGCCGCCGACGCACACGGACGAAGGCCTCCGGGCCGCGATCAGGATCCGGTCCGAGTACCCGGAGACCGCCGTCCTGGTGTTCTCCCAGTGGGTCGAGACCGAGTACGCCCGGCAGCTGCTCGCCGAGCACCCCACCGGCGTCGGCTACCTGCTGAAGGATCGCATCGTCCGGACCCGCGACTTCCTGGACGCGCTCCGCCGGGTGACCGAGGGCGGCACCGCGCTCGATCCGGAGGTCGTCCGCCAGCTGATGGCCGTGCGGCCACGCGACGAAGGGCTCGCCCGGCTCTCCGCCCGCGAACGCGAGATCCTCGACCTGCTCGCCGAGGGCCGGTCGAACATCGCGATCGCCGAGCGGCTCCACCTGGCCGCGCGGAGCGTCGAGAAGCACGTCACCGCGATCTTCACCAAGCTCGACCTGCCGCAGGCCCGCACCGACCACCGCCGGGTCCTCGCGGTCCTGCGCTACCTCCACGCCCGGAGCGAGTGACCCCCGGGAGCCCGTGGATAACCGCGGTGCGGTTCTGTCCTGATCGGTTTACGCCCGGACAACCAGGCGGAAATATGCGTCGCCGACCCTCAAGGGGTGCCGGCGCCGCGCGTTGCTGCGGCGTCCCCCTCGGGCTCGCAGGAGGAACCGCATGCAGACGACGCCCCGATTCCTGCAAGGGGTCTACCCGTTCGTCGGGGAAGGCCTGGAGAAGCCGATCCTGCTCGCACCGAGCCTCTCCTACGTGGTGCCACTCGGGAGCACCGCGCAGCCGCTCTACTTCCGCGGCGGCAACAGCACCGACGAGCTGGTCTGCGTGGTGCTGATGCGCGACGGGACGCCGATGCGCTACTTCCCGATCGGCGCGAAGGGCACGACGCACGTCGCGCTGCGAGTGGTCGAGGACCTGCTCGCCGA
Protein-coding regions in this window:
- a CDS encoding response regulator transcription factor, yielding MRVVIAEDNVLLRDGVRLLLADHDIAVVAAVDNADELLAAVATHRPDAAIVDVRMPPTHTDEGLRAAIRIRSEYPETAVLVFSQWVETEYARQLLAEHPTGVGYLLKDRIVRTRDFLDALRRVTEGGTALDPEVVRQLMAVRPRDEGLARLSAREREILDLLAEGRSNIAIAERLHLAARSVEKHVTAIFTKLDLPQARTDHRRVLAVLRYLHARSE
- a CDS encoding molybdopterin oxidoreductase; amino-acid sequence: MQTTPRFLQGVYPFVGEGLEKPILLAPSLSYVVPLGSTAQPLYFRGGNSTDELVCVVLMRDGTPMRYFPIGAKGTTHVALRVVEDLLADTRIEVFVAAAEGLAGTLVVDLGLVEI